A window from Azoarcus sp. DD4 encodes these proteins:
- a CDS encoding DUF932 domain-containing protein: MQLASRFAYRSPVLRSNQPLSDDQIRTVAPSIFADTPHESRSERYSYIPTAAVLAELRKEGFQPFMVCQTRVRQEDRRDYTKHMLRLRHASQINGAEANEIILLNSHDGTSSYQMLAGMFRFVCQNGLVCGDTFADVRVPHKGNVTDHVIEGAYEVLHGFEQVQDSRDAMRAITLDGGEAEVFARSALVLKYDEPGKTLPITESQILRPRRFDDNHADLWSTFNRVQENLVKGGLTGRSANGRQQRTRPVQGIDQNVRLNRALWLLADGLRKLKA, from the coding sequence ATGCAACTCGCATCCCGCTTCGCTTATCGTTCCCCGGTGCTGCGGTCGAATCAACCGCTGTCGGATGACCAGATTCGCACCGTCGCGCCCTCCATCTTCGCGGACACCCCGCACGAGAGTCGCTCCGAGCGGTACAGCTACATCCCCACGGCGGCTGTGCTGGCCGAACTGCGCAAGGAAGGCTTCCAGCCGTTCATGGTGTGCCAGACCCGCGTGCGGCAGGAAGACCGCCGCGATTACACCAAGCACATGCTGCGCCTTCGCCATGCGAGCCAGATCAACGGCGCCGAGGCGAACGAGATCATCCTGCTCAATTCGCACGACGGCACCAGCAGCTACCAGATGCTGGCGGGCATGTTCCGTTTCGTCTGCCAGAACGGCCTGGTCTGCGGCGACACGTTCGCCGACGTGCGCGTACCCCACAAGGGCAATGTCACCGACCACGTGATCGAGGGCGCCTACGAGGTGCTGCATGGCTTCGAGCAGGTGCAGGACTCGCGCGACGCCATGCGTGCCATCACGCTCGACGGCGGCGAGGCCGAAGTCTTCGCCCGGTCGGCTCTGGTCCTCAAGTACGACGAACCTGGCAAGACCCTGCCGATCACGGAAAGCCAGATCCTGCGGCCCCGTCGTTTCGACGATAACCACGCAGATTTGTGGTCCACGTTCAACCGGGTCCAGGAGAACCTCGTCAAAGGCGGCCTGACCGGCCGCAGTGCCAACGGGCGCCAGCAGCGCACACGGCCTGTCCAGGGCATCGACCAGAACGTCCGGCTCAACCGGGCACTCTGGCTGCTCGCGGATGGCCTGCGCAAGCTGAAAGCCTGA
- a CDS encoding transposase codes for MVPTKFLVGTTLATNGITRVTRKGRPNYPIDFKRHLAALACEPGISVAKLALEHGINANLLFKGRRHYRAGWFGEPQPAHQRPRGRACAKRRNCCR; via the coding sequence GTGGTGCCCACCAAATTTCTGGTGGGGACCACTTTGGCCACGAACGGCATCACCCGGGTGACCCGCAAGGGGCGCCCGAACTACCCGATCGACTTCAAACGCCACCTTGCCGCGCTCGCCTGCGAGCCGGGGATCTCGGTGGCAAAGCTCGCCCTCGAACACGGCATCAACGCGAACTTGCTGTTCAAGGGGCGCCGTCACTACCGTGCAGGGTGGTTCGGCGAACCACAGCCGGCGCATCAGCGGCCCCGCGGCCGCGCGTGTGCGAAGCGCCGAAACTGTTGCCGGTGA
- a CDS encoding tetratricopeptide repeat protein: protein MPRSLRHIVLAALITIALPAAAQDSTRADWVRNPGMGNYKAYAEFKMGRYAAAREVWEVLAGVGNAEALFNLGILAEDGLGEAQDMAKAEALYVAAANAGGRKAQYRLGLLYGPGGALGPDPDKARHYLGLAAAGGDQDAADQLAAMARPDAAPDDFTRAERLSAGGRHAEAAALFGRLAEDGHVRARTRLAWMFEAGRGVEPDLARAAALFARSAEAGDAEAQYAIAVMYRTGKGLPLDVDESRAWMARAAAQGYPAARAALAAEE, encoded by the coding sequence ATGCCCCGAAGCCTGCGTCACATTGTCCTGGCCGCCCTGATCACCATCGCCCTGCCCGCCGCCGCGCAGGACAGCACGCGTGCCGACTGGGTCCGCAATCCGGGCATGGGAAACTACAAGGCCTACGCGGAGTTCAAGATGGGGCGCTACGCGGCGGCCCGCGAGGTGTGGGAGGTGCTCGCCGGCGTCGGCAATGCGGAGGCGTTGTTCAACCTGGGCATCCTCGCCGAGGACGGCTTGGGCGAGGCGCAGGACATGGCCAAGGCCGAGGCGCTGTACGTGGCGGCGGCCAACGCAGGCGGACGCAAGGCCCAGTACCGCCTGGGGCTGCTCTACGGACCGGGCGGCGCCCTGGGACCGGATCCCGACAAGGCGCGACACTACCTCGGCCTGGCGGCGGCGGGCGGCGACCAGGACGCCGCCGACCAGCTCGCCGCCATGGCGCGCCCCGACGCCGCGCCGGACGACTTCACGCGCGCCGAGCGGCTGTCCGCAGGCGGCCGCCACGCCGAGGCCGCGGCGCTGTTCGGTCGACTCGCCGAGGACGGGCATGTCCGCGCGCGTACCCGACTGGCCTGGATGTTCGAGGCCGGGCGGGGCGTCGAGCCCGACCTGGCGCGCGCCGCGGCGCTGTTCGCGCGCTCGGCCGAGGCAGGCGATGCAGAAGCGCAGTACGCGATCGCGGTGATGTATCGGACCGGCAAGGGGCTGCCGCTGGACGTGGACGAGAGCCGGGCGTGGATGGCGCGCGCCGCAGCCCAGGGCTATCCGGCGGCGCGCGCGGCACTGGCGGCGGAGGAATAG
- a CDS encoding Mov34/MPN/PAD-1 family protein: MIRIFFYPDSTRYVLFTEQVLAHMYVHAQRRPWQKEAGGEIFSAAPNATGLVISAAAGPHPRDHRRRHGWIPDAAAADRARHAAFSLGKHAVGLWHTHPEPRPSPSGLDRQTTHEYLETFQDQRSRYLLVIIGNRGTPVSMGVWAASAERQGVWLELTESAASHASLNDGATDSFQPTK; the protein is encoded by the coding sequence GTGATACGGATCTTCTTCTACCCTGACTCCACGCGCTACGTCCTGTTTACCGAACAAGTCCTCGCGCATATGTACGTCCACGCTCAACGCCGGCCGTGGCAGAAGGAAGCGGGCGGTGAAATCTTCAGCGCCGCACCAAACGCGACCGGCCTCGTCATCAGTGCCGCGGCCGGCCCCCACCCGCGCGATCACCGCCGAAGACATGGCTGGATCCCGGATGCAGCTGCGGCCGACCGGGCACGCCACGCCGCATTCTCCCTGGGCAAGCATGCAGTGGGCCTGTGGCATACGCACCCCGAGCCGCGGCCTTCTCCCTCAGGCCTGGACCGCCAGACCACGCACGAGTACTTGGAGACCTTTCAGGACCAACGGTCCCGGTACCTCTTAGTCATCATCGGCAACCGCGGCACTCCTGTCTCCATGGGCGTCTGGGCGGCCTCCGCGGAGCGCCAGGGGGTCTGGTTAGAGCTGACTGAATCTGCAGCAAGCCATGCGTCACTGAATGATGGCGCGACGGACTCCTTCCAACCCACCAAGTGA
- a CDS encoding AAA family ATPase: MGAINHPQSNLADFYREMGDIFAVPLRPHNRWGGFKALREVWFAHLESTRRRAVLLIDEAQEMSPAVLSELRLLASARFDSQPLLCVVLAGDARLIEKLRREELIPLGSRIRTRLATEHASRDELAACLNHLTAGAGNASLMTPALASTLCDHAAGNYRILTTLAAELLAAAAKRDLPQLDEKLYLDVFAQPETPAPRRAGAGR; the protein is encoded by the coding sequence GTGGGCGCGATCAACCACCCGCAAAGCAACCTGGCCGACTTCTACCGCGAAATGGGCGACATCTTTGCCGTGCCGCTGCGCCCCCACAACCGCTGGGGCGGCTTCAAGGCCTTGCGCGAGGTCTGGTTTGCGCACCTGGAGTCGACCCGCCGGCGCGCCGTGCTGCTCATCGACGAGGCCCAGGAGATGAGCCCGGCGGTGCTCTCGGAGCTGCGTCTGCTCGCCAGCGCCCGCTTCGATTCGCAGCCGCTCCTTTGCGTGGTGCTGGCCGGCGACGCGCGCCTGATCGAGAAGCTGCGGCGCGAGGAGTTGATCCCGCTGGGCAGCCGCATCCGCACCCGGCTCGCCACCGAGCATGCCAGCCGTGACGAGCTGGCGGCCTGCCTCAACCACCTCACCGCCGGCGCCGGTAACGCCAGCCTGATGACGCCGGCGCTCGCCAGCACGCTCTGCGATCACGCCGCCGGCAATTACCGCATCCTCACCACGCTCGCCGCCGAACTGCTCGCCGCCGCCGCCAAACGGGACTTGCCGCAGCTCGACGAGAAGCTCTACCTCGACGTCTTTGCCCAGCCCGAGACGCCCGCGCCACGCCGCGCGGGGGCCGGCCGCTAA
- a CDS encoding STY4534 family ICE replication protein, with protein MTSSTEKSYFDLHITGLGYLNRIREVKPKKGDAFLACDIAALNGPSDDVSYVRFDTRVSGSEAQHLVRRCIQAVDAERKVMIGFRLGDLWTDTFTYSKGKRAGEQGVSLKARLLFVSWIKVDGKLVYKAESKPTETDEHDPEVPVTSDAPAAQQAPAPESSKPAADDAADAPASAAAESF; from the coding sequence ATGACCTCTTCCACCGAAAAGTCCTACTTCGATCTGCACATCACCGGGCTCGGGTACCTCAATCGCATTCGCGAAGTGAAGCCCAAGAAAGGTGATGCGTTCCTGGCCTGCGACATCGCGGCCCTGAACGGTCCCAGCGATGACGTCTCGTACGTGCGTTTCGACACGCGCGTATCGGGTTCGGAAGCGCAGCACCTGGTGCGCCGCTGCATCCAGGCTGTCGATGCCGAGAGGAAAGTGATGATCGGCTTCCGTCTGGGCGACCTGTGGACCGACACCTTCACCTACTCCAAGGGGAAGCGTGCCGGCGAGCAGGGTGTGAGCCTCAAGGCCCGCCTGCTGTTCGTCAGTTGGATCAAGGTCGACGGCAAGCTCGTCTACAAGGCCGAGTCCAAACCGACCGAGACCGACGAGCACGACCCGGAAGTCCCCGTGACATCCGACGCGCCTGCCGCGCAGCAAGCCCCGGCACCGGAGTCTTCCAAGCCCGCCGCGGACGACGCTGCCGATGCCCCCGCATCGGCAGCCGCCGAGTCGTTCTGA
- the tnpB gene encoding IS66 family insertion sequence element accessory protein TnpB (TnpB, as the term is used for proteins encoded by IS66 family insertion elements, is considered an accessory protein, since TnpC, encoded by a neighboring gene, is a DDE family transposase.), with translation MIGLPAGSRIWLVAGVTDMRRGMDGLAAIVQGALAENPFSGHVFIFRGRRGDLVKLLWWSGDGLCLFAKRLERGRFIWPQATEGAVHLTAAQMSMPLEGIDWRRPERTWQPDCAA, from the coding sequence ATGATCGGCTTGCCGGCAGGCTCGCGCATCTGGCTGGTGGCCGGCGTGACCGACATGCGTCGTGGCATGGACGGTCTGGCGGCGATCGTGCAAGGGGCGCTCGCCGAGAATCCATTCTCCGGGCACGTCTTCATCTTCCGAGGACGGCGGGGCGATCTCGTAAAGTTGCTGTGGTGGAGCGGGGACGGTCTGTGCCTGTTCGCGAAGCGCCTCGAACGGGGTCGCTTCATCTGGCCGCAGGCGACCGAGGGGGCTGTGCATCTGACGGCGGCGCAGATGTCGATGCCACTCGAAGGCATCGACTGGCGTCGCCCTGAGCGGACTTGGCAACCCGACTGCGCGGCCTGA
- a CDS encoding IS4 family transposase, whose amino-acid sequence MTDLLRRTLTDRDFIDAHRQRPQDFTQQRALPFATVVTWLLLNFQCSMRQALQRLLDDLSGGKQSAVTKGALTQARAKLKPSALVALNASIVRHAEQGGRLARWMGHRLLAVDGSSLRLHAFPELAKAFGGLRHDSGLRPLARVSFAFDVLNRIVVSAACAPWKQGERALFAQQLEAIGPDDVMLFDRGYPALWLFALVRSRGAHFCARIDAGLWSRAFDLLLNGTRELCYVARLSERARRVCGEFGVEYASLRLRIVRVRLATGEHEYLVTSLCDAERYPLHLFADLYARRWAVEEGYKQLKCRLTAENFSGKSALAVEQDFHARVLLMNLTNLFVLEADRRIDKHCAHRQHRYQANRHYALAQVRRWLPRLLLGRATVALVATILRRLSSEPEAVRPDRSYPREPRPLQRGYPFAYKAVA is encoded by the coding sequence TTGACCGATCTGTTGCGCCGTACGCTCACTGACCGCGACTTCATCGATGCCCACCGCCAACGCCCGCAGGACTTCACCCAGCAGCGCGCGCTGCCCTTCGCGACCGTGGTGACCTGGCTGCTGCTCAACTTCCAATGTTCCATGCGGCAGGCGCTGCAGCGCCTGCTCGACGATCTTTCCGGCGGCAAGCAGAGCGCCGTCACCAAGGGCGCGCTCACGCAGGCACGCGCGAAGCTGAAGCCTTCGGCGCTGGTCGCGCTCAACGCGTCGATCGTGCGCCACGCCGAACAGGGCGGGCGGCTCGCACGCTGGATGGGGCATCGGCTGCTCGCCGTCGATGGTTCGAGCCTGCGACTGCATGCCTTTCCAGAGCTGGCGAAGGCGTTTGGCGGCTTGCGCCACGACAGCGGACTGCGGCCGCTCGCGCGGGTGTCGTTCGCCTTCGATGTGTTGAACCGCATCGTCGTCAGCGCCGCGTGCGCGCCGTGGAAACAGGGCGAGCGGGCGTTGTTCGCGCAGCAGCTCGAGGCGATCGGGCCCGACGATGTGATGCTGTTCGACCGCGGCTATCCGGCGCTGTGGCTGTTTGCGCTGGTGCGCTCGCGCGGGGCGCACTTTTGCGCGCGCATCGATGCGGGCCTGTGGTCGCGCGCCTTCGACCTGCTTCTGAACGGCACCCGCGAGCTGTGCTACGTGGCGCGCCTCTCCGAGCGGGCGCGCCGCGTGTGCGGCGAGTTCGGCGTCGAGTATGCGAGCCTGCGCCTGCGCATCGTGCGGGTGCGCCTCGCTACCGGCGAGCACGAGTACCTGGTCACGTCGCTGTGTGACGCCGAGCGCTACCCGCTGCATCTGTTCGCCGATCTCTACGCGCGCCGCTGGGCCGTCGAGGAGGGCTACAAGCAGTTGAAGTGCCGGCTCACCGCCGAGAACTTCTCCGGCAAGAGCGCCCTTGCGGTCGAGCAGGATTTCCATGCGCGCGTGCTCCTGATGAATCTGACCAATCTGTTCGTCCTCGAGGCCGACCGGCGCATCGACAAGCACTGCGCCCATCGCCAGCATCGCTATCAGGCCAACCGACACTATGCGCTCGCGCAGGTGCGCCGATGGCTGCCGCGCCTGCTGCTCGGGCGCGCCACCGTCGCCCTCGTCGCGACGATTCTGCGGCGCCTCAGTTCCGAGCCCGAAGCGGTGCGACCCGACCGAAGCTATCCGCGCGAACCCAGGCCACTGCAGCGCGGATATCCGTTTGCCTACAAGGCAGTGGCTTAA
- a CDS encoding ABC transporter substrate-binding protein: protein MLDPQRITGVFEKKEIAPNLALMRQLAQDLREIVVVGDASETYRAIERQIRSELAQHAGIRARFVTAGRIDALIEGLRAEPSRFVLLSTLGAVTDRQGRTLTLPETVGAIVAAGNFAIFSVEDAYLLTGVLGGYVTSGPRQGATAAALLRRYLDGAPMAAIAPVHSSPNRYVVNDREMARAGVTLAPALAAEAVHLDAEPGFYEANRGLVLGALYLLVASTVLGLAVATYLYARKIRPCAISRGGPCA from the coding sequence GTGCTCGATCCGCAGCGGATCACCGGGGTGTTCGAGAAGAAGGAGATCGCGCCGAACCTCGCCCTGATGCGCCAGCTGGCGCAGGACCTGCGGGAGATCGTGGTGGTCGGCGATGCCTCCGAGACCTATCGCGCGATCGAGCGGCAGATCCGAAGCGAACTGGCGCAGCACGCGGGCATCCGGGCCCGCTTCGTGACCGCTGGCCGGATCGACGCATTGATCGAAGGCCTGCGCGCCGAGCCGTCCCGTTTCGTCCTGCTCTCAACGCTCGGCGCGGTGACGGACCGGCAGGGGCGCACCTTGACTCTTCCCGAAACGGTCGGCGCCATCGTCGCTGCCGGCAATTTCGCGATCTTCAGCGTGGAGGACGCGTACTTGCTGACTGGTGTGCTGGGCGGGTACGTGACCAGCGGGCCACGCCAGGGGGCGACGGCCGCCGCGCTGTTGCGCCGCTACCTGGATGGCGCGCCGATGGCGGCGATCGCGCCGGTCCACAGCAGTCCCAATCGGTATGTGGTCAACGACCGGGAGATGGCGCGCGCCGGAGTCACCCTCGCTCCCGCGCTGGCAGCGGAGGCGGTTCATCTAGACGCCGAGCCGGGCTTCTACGAGGCGAACCGGGGGCTCGTGCTCGGTGCGCTGTACCTGCTCGTGGCGTCCACCGTCCTCGGGCTGGCCGTGGCCACCTACCTCTACGCGCGCAAGATCCGCCCTTGCGCGATATCGCGGGGCGGGCCGTGCGCATGA
- a CDS encoding ThiF family adenylyltransferase encodes MAGGLDGDFAAEALNYWAIEVAQSLSHSDPVRAVWTLDPCPAQAIVRQGLLLLPERIVIAADEQLPITNRLIQSMGKGASQHIGVLVADIPISHALTPSTWPRTASDLDLILGGRLKPAEYEMFRSATSRRGRRIHRVVLLRSSEAAFAYLLPGGPPTVVDDGKRKKTYPPLSRPLPLSAVRLDPHWTVGRDQHPEVADRQGKRVLVLGAGALGSPVIDHLAKAGVGFITVVDADDLSPANIGRHLLGAESIGKRKAGAAARRVNLGYPATVVTPHAMTVESWLKKHALSGVDVVLDLTGEPDVRWYVDQARHEHPCPLLIGWMEPYAAAAHACPLPPQTPWIQGSRDPLNDLEAVSWPDEVIRREPGCSSRFQTYTAAAAAHAVALVTENALDLIDGTDGSATAQVVSWVRGQHFLDKHWPGLALRDWALPAAPHEGLILTRPFP; translated from the coding sequence TTGGCTGGCGGCCTGGATGGCGATTTCGCTGCAGAGGCCCTCAACTACTGGGCAATCGAGGTTGCCCAGTCCCTTTCCCACAGCGATCCAGTCCGGGCCGTCTGGACGCTCGATCCATGCCCCGCTCAGGCCATCGTCAGACAGGGCCTGCTCCTCTTACCCGAGCGGATCGTCATCGCAGCCGATGAACAGTTACCCATCACCAATCGATTGATCCAGTCCATGGGCAAGGGGGCAAGCCAGCACATCGGCGTTCTGGTGGCCGACATCCCCATTTCACACGCCCTCACCCCAAGTACGTGGCCACGGACCGCATCCGACCTGGATCTGATCCTCGGAGGACGCCTCAAGCCCGCTGAGTACGAGATGTTCCGTTCCGCCACCAGTCGGCGTGGCCGCCGCATTCATCGGGTGGTCTTGCTGCGCAGTTCCGAGGCCGCCTTCGCGTACCTGCTCCCAGGCGGCCCGCCGACTGTCGTGGATGACGGCAAGCGCAAGAAAACGTATCCGCCCCTCAGCAGGCCCTTGCCGCTCAGCGCAGTCCGCCTCGATCCGCATTGGACAGTGGGGCGTGACCAGCATCCTGAAGTGGCGGATCGTCAGGGTAAGCGCGTCCTTGTTCTCGGCGCCGGTGCTCTTGGCAGTCCGGTAATCGACCATCTAGCCAAGGCCGGGGTCGGCTTTATCACAGTGGTGGACGCCGACGATCTTTCGCCAGCGAACATCGGACGGCACCTGTTGGGTGCTGAATCGATCGGTAAGAGAAAGGCCGGCGCCGCTGCCCGGCGCGTCAATCTCGGATACCCCGCCACGGTCGTTACTCCTCACGCGATGACCGTGGAAAGCTGGCTGAAGAAACACGCTCTGTCCGGCGTGGACGTCGTCCTCGATCTCACCGGCGAGCCGGATGTGCGCTGGTACGTTGACCAAGCCCGACACGAGCATCCTTGTCCGCTGCTGATCGGTTGGATGGAGCCATATGCCGCGGCTGCCCACGCGTGCCCTCTTCCGCCGCAGACGCCGTGGATCCAGGGTAGTAGGGATCCTCTGAACGATCTCGAAGCGGTGTCCTGGCCAGACGAGGTGATTCGTCGGGAGCCTGGCTGCAGCAGCCGGTTCCAGACCTATACGGCGGCAGCGGCAGCCCATGCGGTCGCTCTCGTCACCGAGAACGCCCTGGACCTGATCGACGGCACCGACGGCTCGGCAACGGCCCAAGTGGTGAGTTGGGTGCGAGGCCAACATTTCCTTGACAAGCACTGGCCCGGCCTGGCACTTCGGGACTGGGCACTGCCGGCGGCCCCTCACGAGGGTCTCATTTTGACCCGACCCTTCCCGTGA
- a CDS encoding DUF3275 family protein: protein MITIPGQLAIKTIHGRNGDFNVGRLATSIGEFVVKNAELDQYTEGKYEGDFVIAEIRPSTYSANGRMVIEIRALLGGMTLSNIDALSRDEARRLSPQEVDPIDEEAQAPAPAAPTAPARPKSRNTRDPLVDTTPFGSAPAAASPEATADADDAALFGALWPLGEIVKLDATVDRRILRQQRDRLCALGYEFAPLSQGWHLAKA, encoded by the coding sequence ATGATCACCATCCCCGGCCAACTGGCCATCAAGACCATCCACGGTCGCAACGGCGACTTCAACGTCGGCCGCCTCGCTACCTCCATCGGCGAGTTCGTCGTGAAGAACGCCGAACTCGACCAGTACACCGAAGGCAAGTACGAAGGCGATTTCGTCATCGCTGAGATTCGCCCCTCCACGTACAGCGCCAACGGCCGCATGGTCATCGAGATCCGTGCTCTTCTGGGCGGAATGACCCTGTCCAACATCGACGCCCTGAGCCGCGACGAAGCCCGCCGGCTGAGTCCGCAGGAAGTCGATCCGATCGACGAGGAAGCGCAGGCTCCCGCGCCGGCCGCACCCACGGCGCCGGCCAGGCCGAAGTCCCGCAACACGCGCGATCCCCTGGTCGATACCACGCCGTTTGGCAGCGCGCCGGCCGCTGCCTCCCCAGAGGCCACGGCCGACGCGGATGACGCGGCGCTGTTCGGTGCGCTCTGGCCGCTGGGCGAGATCGTCAAGCTCGACGCCACCGTCGATCGCCGCATTCTGCGTCAGCAGCGCGACCGGCTCTGTGCGCTGGGCTATGAGTTCGCTCCGCTATCCCAGGGCTGGCATCTCGCCAAGGCCTGA
- a CDS encoding PAS domain S-box protein, with the protein MRDIAGRAVRMIGTVQDVTRRKHAEQALPDSEMRAIRIIECAPDAMLVTDRHGRIVQLNGRAEEAFGYARDELVGRAVELLVPETLRERHRRARDGLAAAVHQTLMGRRRSLVARHKDGREFPVELNLASIGSGEDAQVIVSVVDVSERRAMEAELTMHRDRLEELVVQRTGEQMRFVVRDTGIGMTAEQLSRLFEPFEQADSSTTRRFGGTGLGLAISRHLARLMGGEIGASSEPGVGSRFELSLRLPVCEAAPSGDPAGVPREKRRLEGLRVLSAEDIEANRLILEDPLQHEGARVDFVGNGRELLERVEACGGDAFDVVLMDVQMPVMDGLEATRRLTRMAPGLPVIGLTAHALAEEWQRCMAAGMVHHVGKPVDPDELVAAIVVHVPSWDGGAPASPRAKGEGGERPLAEGLVDWAALISRYPCRQEFLARLAASALDGLRDSVERLRSALESGDLDAVAFVAHGIKSVAGNLMAGEVQDLAARTDAALRKTQADGQALAAQLIDALERLMAELAKGPPAGYSSAASAARAAG; encoded by the coding sequence TTGCGCGATATCGCGGGGCGGGCCGTGCGCATGATCGGCACCGTGCAGGATGTCACCCGACGCAAGCATGCCGAGCAGGCGCTGCCCGACAGCGAGATGCGCGCGATCCGTATCATCGAATGCGCGCCCGATGCCATGCTGGTGACCGACCGACATGGACGCATCGTGCAGCTGAACGGCCGGGCCGAAGAGGCCTTCGGCTACGCCCGCGACGAACTGGTCGGGCGCGCGGTCGAACTTCTGGTGCCCGAAACGCTGCGCGAGCGGCATCGGCGTGCGCGTGACGGGCTGGCCGCAGCGGTGCATCAGACGCTCATGGGCAGGCGCCGGAGCCTGGTGGCGCGCCACAAGGACGGCCGCGAATTCCCGGTGGAGCTCAACCTCGCGTCGATCGGTAGCGGCGAGGATGCGCAGGTGATCGTCTCGGTGGTGGACGTGAGCGAGCGCAGGGCCATGGAGGCGGAGCTCACGATGCACCGCGACCGCCTCGAGGAGCTGGTGGTGCAGCGCACGGGCGAGCAGATGCGCTTCGTGGTCCGTGACACCGGCATCGGGATGACGGCCGAGCAACTGTCGCGTCTGTTCGAGCCCTTCGAGCAGGCCGACAGTTCGACGACCCGCCGATTCGGTGGCACCGGGTTGGGGCTCGCCATCAGTCGCCACCTTGCGCGGCTGATGGGCGGTGAGATTGGTGCCAGCAGCGAGCCGGGTGTGGGCAGTCGCTTCGAGCTGAGCCTGCGCCTGCCCGTGTGCGAGGCGGCGCCCTCGGGTGATCCCGCGGGCGTGCCGCGGGAGAAGCGGAGGCTTGAGGGGCTGCGTGTGCTGTCCGCCGAGGACATCGAAGCCAACCGGCTGATCCTCGAGGATCCGCTGCAGCACGAGGGCGCACGGGTGGACTTCGTCGGCAACGGCCGAGAGCTGCTCGAGCGTGTCGAGGCCTGCGGTGGCGACGCATTCGACGTCGTGCTGATGGACGTGCAGATGCCGGTCATGGACGGCCTGGAGGCGACCCGCCGCCTGACCCGCATGGCACCGGGATTGCCCGTCATCGGCCTGACCGCGCACGCCCTGGCCGAGGAGTGGCAGCGCTGCATGGCCGCCGGCATGGTGCACCATGTCGGCAAGCCGGTCGATCCGGACGAACTGGTCGCCGCGATCGTCGTGCACGTGCCCTCGTGGGACGGTGGCGCGCCGGCATCGCCGCGAGCTAAGGGCGAAGGAGGCGAGCGACCCTTGGCCGAAGGGCTGGTCGACTGGGCGGCCCTCATCTCGCGCTATCCCTGCCGGCAGGAGTTCCTCGCGCGCCTGGCGGCCAGTGCCCTCGACGGTCTGCGCGACAGCGTGGAGCGGCTGCGCAGCGCGCTCGAGAGCGGCGATCTGGATGCCGTCGCCTTCGTCGCCCACGGCATCAAGAGCGTCGCCGGAAATCTGATGGCGGGCGAGGTGCAGGACCTGGCAGCGCGTACCGATGCGGCGCTACGGAAGACGCAGGCCGATGGACAGGCGCTCGCGGCCCAGCTGATCGATGCGCTCGAGCGCCTGATGGCCGAGCTCGCGAAAGGACCGCCGGCGGGCTATTCCTCCGCCGCCAGTGCCGCGCGCGCCGCCGGATAG